CGCTCGGGATCGGTGCTCCAGGAATGCTCGGGCAGGTAGAGCCGGCGGTCGATCAGGGCCCGGCCCCGGGTGGTGGCCAGGGAGAGGAACACACCGACCTGGGCGTTCTCGATGCGTCCGGCGGTGCCCGTGTACTGCCTCTGCACTCACGCCGAGGACCGGCCCTTTTTCAGGAAACCGGTCTCGTCGACGACGAGAACAGCATCGTCGGTGCCGAGGTGTTCGGCGGCGTAGGAACGCAGGTCGTCGCGGACCGCATCGGCGTCCCATCGGGCATACCTCAGCAGACGCTGCAGGGGCCCGGGCCGCTTATGCCCCGCTCGTTCGGCCAGCTGCCAGCAGTTCTTCCGCTCGACGCCCGTCAGTAGCCCGAGCAGGTAGGAACGGGCCGCCGCCCGGGGCTCAACGCGCCCGAACCTGCCCGCGATCCGGGCCATGACCTGGTCGAACATCGCCCGCCATCGGTCAGGGTCTACGCTATGGCCTGCGGCCACCGCACGATCTTCGGGAGTCCACACAACCCCTGATCATCTCGCGGCGGCCGCCCGCGTCAGGCGCTGCCGTACTGGCCGTCGTCGCCTGGGCCATCGAGAGACTGCACACCGGAGTACTAATCCGCTTGCAGTACGAAGAACAGGAAGCGCGGCTCGGCCGCGATGGCCTCGGGGAACAGCTCGCGGGCGGCGGGATCAGGCTCCGGCTCGCTGATGACCGTAATCCGGAAACCGGCCCCGGTGAAAGCCTCAATCATCGCGTGCAGCGGCCTGTTCCAGCGACTCACCAGGGTGGTCTGGCCGCCCATGCTCCACTCTACGGTCCACTTGGTGGTGTCGAAGTAGTCGCACTCGGCCTCGCGACCGGCCTCACGGTGAATGAGGTTGACGGCAAAGGGATGGTCGACAGACGCGATCAGCCGACCGCCGGGCCTGAGTACGCGTCGCAGCTCGGCCAGCGCCGGCCCCCAGTCCTCCAGGTAGTGCAGCACCAGCGACGCCACTACATCATCGAACGTGTCATCAGGGTAGGGAAGCGGGCTGCCCAGCTCCGCCACCTGCAGATCCGCACCGTCGCCGAGCCGCTGCCGAGCCAGCCCCAGCATCCCGGCACTCGAGTCGAAACCACTCACAATGGCGCCACGGTCACGCAGCGCGGCAAACAAGGCCCCCGAGCCACAGCCCGCGTCGAGGATCCGCCGGCCAGCCACGTCTCCAGCGAGGGTCAGCATCGCGGGACGCTCGTAGTAGGCATTGACCAGGTTGGTTTCGTTCGCAGCCGTGTACGCCTCGGCGAAGCTGTTGTAGTCGTTGGTCTTCGACGGATCCACACTCACCGAGGACGGTGAAACCAACCTGGTGGAAAACGTGTGCGCTTGGTGCTCGCCTGAGGTCATGGTGCAGGAGACGTGTGCTGCAGTAGATCGGTTCCTGGCCCGACCATCAATATGCGTGCCCACAGAGCCCGCCTGCAACTGCGGCTCGAATCAACGAATTTCGGGCACGTCCGGGCGCAGTCGACCCGCACGTGATCACGAAACCACACTGGAGTACTAGCCGCAGAAATCCGCAGGGCACTCGCCGCTGTGACCTGACCCACCCCTCCGGGCTCCTGCTCCTTTGGCGGGGTGCGGCTGCTGTCAGGACAAAATCGCTCGCCACTGCGTAAGGGTGTCGCGCAGTTGCTGCGTTCCGGTCACCCGTTCGGCATGAAGACGTCGATCTGCATTTCCATATCGGCCCTGGCGTGGCTCTGACCAGCGACGGGTTTACCTCGGCGCGCTGCCCGTCGTCGTCCGTGCTCCGGACGACGACGGGCTGACGGTCAGGTGGTGTGGAGGGTGGCGGTCGGTCGCCGCGGGGCACGATCGTTCTCACCCAGGGCGAAGACTCTGTCGCACTGCTCGCGAACGGAGTTGCTGTGGGTGGCGATGACGACAGCACATCCGGCCTCGCTCATTGTGCGGAGAACATCGACGACCATGTTCGCGTTGGCGTCGTCGAGGGCACCGGTCGGCTCGTCCGCGAGCACCAGAGCGGGCTGCTTGACCATGAGCCGAGCAAGGGCCACTCGCTGTTGTTCCCCGCCACTGAGACGGTGGACTGTCTCCTTCTCCCTACCGCCAAGGCCGACGCGGTCCAAGGCCTCAGTGATGGTTGTGCCCGGCTGGTCCGGTGAGGGCCGGCGCGGCTTTACGGCCACTTTGAGGTTCTCGGAAACGGTTGCGTTCTCGATCAGCGCATAGTTCTGGAATAGGTAGCCGAGCACGTTGCGGCGGAACCCGCGGGTTTCGCGCCGGCCGAATCGGGTGATGTCCTTGCCCTCGTACCGCACTGCCCCCGTGCTCGGCTTGTCAAGCAGACCGAGACAGTTGAGGAGGGTGGACTTGCCCGAGCCGCTGGGCCCGACGAGCGCGAGCATCTCTCCGCGACTGAGGGTGAAGGTGACCTCGGACCACAGAGTCCGGGAACCGTAGGACTTCGAGAGATTCTCGATATCGATCACGACAATGCTCCTGCTGATGGAAAGGGGATCGCATGTACGGGCCTCATACCTCGGTCGCCCCTTCCCTGACGATACGGCCGTGGAAGAGTGCGAGGGCAAGGAGCACAGCGCCGAATTCGACAACCACCAGTCCGGCGATGATGCCCAGGTCCAGTCCGGTGAGATCGACGAGCGGCCGGGAAAGGGGAGCACCGGACGCGGCGATCCGTTCCAGGTCCTTGTTTTGCAGCCATGCTTCAAAGGGCACCCGGGTGGCCAGCAGGAACGCGATGGCCGCCTCCACGCCGAGGATGAACCGGTGGGTGGCCGTGTACTTCCATCCATTGATGTGGCGCGCGAAGATGGCCCGGGAGTTCTTGCGCGCGTAAATCACACAGATCCCGACGCCGGCGATGAGGAGGACTGTGACCGTCAGCGCGAGGTTGAAGAGCTGCACCCGGAACTCAGATACCACCTCCCTCATCTTCAGCGCGGAGTTCTGAGCGACGGGGCGTAGCGCCACGACGTATGTGCCCAGCCTGTTCCCCTCAATGGCGCTCACGACATCGTCAGGGTTGGGAAAGACGATCCCCTCCTGCGCAGCGAACGCGGTGTAGCCGTCGTCGGACACGAACTGTGAGCCGTTCGGGACTACGACCAGGACCGGGTCCTGTACATGGGAGCGGTCCTCCTTCTGGCTGTGCGCCGCGTTGTAGACCTGATTTCCGGTGTTGTAGGTGAAGACGCTCTGGCCACTCTTGGCCGGGTGCACATCCAGTTGGGTTCGGGAATCAAAATCTGGACCCAGCACTCCGACGACCGCCTTGGTGAGGGCCGCCCCGTGTCCGCCGAGGGATTTGGGAACGATGAGCCGTACCCTGCCCCCGCTTGCGGCCCTACCGCTCTGGGCCACGGGCATGTAGCGCTGTCCCGTCGGGTCGAGGATGGGCTGTTCAGTGAGGAAAGTTTCGTTCACGACGAGTACTTCCCCTGGTGGGAGTTGTGAGCCCGGCACCAGGCTCTGGAGGTCTCGGCGCCCGGCGAGAATGACCTCCCCGTTGCCGTCCGCCCGGCGCAGCCAAGGGCCGATCTCCTCGATTACTCTCTCCTTCTCGCCGGAGAGGCCTCCGTTGAGGCGGATGGTGACGGCGTCACCCGCCTCGGCGTAGGCAGTCCTGTTTTCCTGACGCGTCTCCATGTCCCTGGCGACCAGCGCGACGTCGGTGGCGACGCTGAGTGCGAGCAGCAGAGCGGGAATGCGCACCAGGTACACGCCGACGGATGCTGCCCGGGCGGGCAAGGCACCCTTCACCGCTCGCAAAACGTCGACCTTGAACGTAAGCGCGATCACTGCCACATGAGTGGTCAGCACGAGGAGAAGGAGCAGTCCGGCCAAGGCGGCGGCGAGGGCGGCGAAGAGGGAGAGCCAGGCGAAGCCGTTGTAGAAGCCGAGGAAGGTGAGTGCCACCGCAGTCACGGCACCGAGCGCCACCGCCCAGGGCGCCAGCAATTGCCTCAGGTCACGGACGAGGAGATCCACTAGGGAGAAGCCCTGCAACCGCAGAATCCCATAGGTCCTCGCGGACAGCAGCACACTCGCGCCGGTCAGGGTCACCGCAGCGAGAGCGATCGCCCAGAAAGACCAGTACATGACGCTATTGGTGTAGGCGGTTGCCAGTGCGCTGCCCGAGAGCGGGTGGGACACGTCAGCCCGCAGGCCGAGGCCGGAGAGCTCTGCGACCAGCGAGTCCGCGGCCTGTGGCGGCCCGAACACATAGTAGTGGCCCCGCGGATCGCGCTGCCCGATGTCGGTAATCGGGTGCACGTCCGTGGTGAGGCTTGAACTGAACTCCGGGTAGCCGTCGTTCAGCCACGCGCTGACGCCCGACGGGTCTTCGCCTGCGGCCATATACAGATGGCGGCGGCCATCGGGCTCCCTCAGGTCCGGTACCTCACGAGCAACCGTGACGTCGTGGTCCTCGGCGAACGACGCGATCGACCGGGCGACCTGGGCGCCACTCGTCGAATCCTCGGAGTCGAAGACGAAGATCACGGCCGAGTTGCCCAGCACTCCGTCCTCGTCCAGTTCCCGTATGAACAGGAAGGCCAGCACAGCTGCGAAGAACAGCACGGCGACGTGGACAAACTTGATACCTCGGTGCAGCATCGGCTTCCTATGTCGGACCACTAGGTCGGGCTTGCGAAATTGCCCGGGACCGATGAGAAGTGGCGGGAGAGAGACGGCGGGCGACAGGTGAAGGACCACCGTGAGCCCCGGTGACGACGTCACCGGGGCTCACGGTAGTGTGCGGGATCAGAGCGCGCAGCCCTTGTCCCAGTACGCCTTGCCCGTACCGCCGTTGAGCTCCGCCGACGCCAGGGCCCACGGGCCGGGCGCGGTGCAGCCACTGTAGGACCAGTAGTCGCCATCGGCCGAGGACGAGTGGTTCACGGAAGCGTGCTTGTAGTTCGACCACACGCTGCAACAGCCCGTGCCGTACGACCACTGACCGCCGCCGATGTTGACGGCGGCCATCGCCGGCGCGCCTGCCGCCACGGTAAGTGCGACAGCCGCGAACATGACCTTGAGCGCGTTCTTCGATCTCAAAGCTGAACTCCTAGTCCTTAACGGGGGGCGCACGGCGCGCAGCCCCCTTTGATGAGAACAGGACAAGAGTGTGGCTGCGTGAAATAATCTTTGATAGCTCAAGATCATGTGACGCAAACCACAGGAGTGATCTTCAGCCAAAGCGGAAAGGGACATCTGGAACGGTTTCACCCGTCCGCTCCTCCGGCCTGCTTGTGCGCGTTTCCGTGTGCTCCAAGCGCGGGGTGACAGAAGTGGCCTTGCTCTTCACAGGCGAGGGTTGTCGCCCCTTCGTGAACCGCGCAGACTGACCCGGTCACCCGTCAGTGTGATCGTTCGTCAACCCCGGCCCCCCCCCCACACACACACGATCGTCGGCCGACGACACTCCTGCTGACGCCCATCCGTCGCAGACTGCGGTCCGCGCTTCTCACGTCGGGTCCTGAAGATCTCTATGAATCCCCCCATAGTCCCTCTGCGGCACCGTCTGCCCATTTGGCTGATACCCGTTCTGTGGACCTTCGCCCTTGGCTGCTGGGGTTTGTCTCGCCAGCACAGTCTCTGGAGGGACGAGGCAGCGACCTGGCAGGTGGCCGAGCGATCAACTGCCCAGATATGGCACATGTTCGGACAGGTCGACGCCGTTCACGGGCTCTACTACCTACTCATGCACGGCCTTTTCGCATGCTTCGGCCCCAGTACGACGACGCTGAGGCTGCCGTCCGTCCTCGCCATGGCGGTAGCAGCGGGGTGCGCGGCCGTCATCGGTCGCCGACTGGCTGGTGGCTGGGCCGGGCTGGGAGGTGGCCTTACGTTCGGGCTCCTGCCGGCCGTGCAGTTCCAGTTGCAGGAAGGCCGCCCGTATGCGCTTGTCACGGCCGGGGCAGGGATCTCGACACTCCTGCTGACGACCGCGCTCACCAGTCGGCATCACCGGCGGAGGCTCTGGGCGGCGTACGGGGGCACCGTGCTCGTCTGCGGACTGCTGAACTGGTTGTCGCTGCTGCTCCTGCCTGCTCACTTTGCGACCCTGGTGTGGAGGCAAGCCGGGCGTGGATTGTGGAAACGCTGGGCGGCGGCCTCTGCGGTCGGCGCGGTGTGTGTATTGCCGCTGATTCTCTTCACCCGGAGCCAGTCGCAGCAGGTGTCCTGGATACCGCCGTTGTCGTGGCACATGATGCTCGGCCCGGCGGTTCTGCTGGCGATCGGCGGACTCGCAGCGCTGACGGACCGGCGGCGGAAAGGCGGCCAGTCCCTCGCGGCAGTCGGGCTCCCTCTTCTGGCGGTGCCGCAGGTCGCCCTGCTCGGCATCTCGCTGATCCGGCCGATGTTCCTGGAGCGCTACATTCTCTTCAGCTTCATGGGTCTGGCCCTGCTGATCGGTGCCGCACTGGGCGCTGCGGTACGAGCGGCGACGCCGAGGTTTCCCAGGGCCTACGTGTGCGTGCTCCCTGCGGTGCTGACCGTGGCGACAGTGGCGCTGTTGCCGCAGTCAGTGTCCAAGCGGTCCCCCGAGAGTCGGGTGGATGACGTTTTGGCGATCGCGTCGGATGTGCGGCGGCTCAAGCGTCCCGGCGACGGCGTGCTCTTCGTGCCCGCCGCGCGGCGCGACACCAAGTCGGTCTCCCCCGACGCCTTCACCGGTCTCAGGGACATCGCGCTGATGGAAAGTCCGGCGGTGTCTGGGACGCTCAAGGGTGTGGAGGCAAACCCGGCGCGGATCCGCGCCGCGATGCTTGCCCAGATGGAGATACTGCTGGTCACGGATGCCCCGGAGGCCGCGACGTCCGTGACGTCCCCCCGGGACAAGGCAAAGCTCTCGGTGCTGGACGAACACTTCAAGGCGGTAGCGACCGAGCAGGTCCGCGGTCGGCAGGTGACGGTGTACCGGAGGCTCGGACCCGCCACCTCCTGAGCCGACCCCGTGGCCGCGATACGGTCCAACTGGGTAGGGAGGGCGACTATGGAGCCGGTTTCGTCATTAAAAGCAGGTCCGAACCGCAGCTTCCCGGGATGGCCGGAGGTCAGCCCCACAGCTTGCGAGTAAACTCTGCCGCCCACTGCATCCGTTCGCGGTGCGTCTCGTTGGGTGTGCAGCGGGCCTCCGGCGGGGCCTGGCACTTCGGGCACCGGACTTCCCGGGCGTGCCAGGTCCGGGCCGCCGTGCCACCGGCCGGTTGTTCGCTCCGCTTCTCCCGGCGCTGCCGTGGCGGCCGGGAGCGGGCGTCGCTGTGGTGCAGGACTCTGCGCAGGCGTTCGTCGTGCGGAAGTTGCCGCGTCCGGCCGGGGCCGACCCGGTCGTCGTTGTCGCACGGCCTCCCGGCCCCGGCGTGGCACCGCGGGCAGGTTTTGCTGTACCAGTCCGCGCGCGCCACCTGTTGGTACAGGCGGGGCTCGCCCTTTTGCTGCTGTACGTTTCGGCCGCGGTCGGGTGTCGGGTCCGGGGCAAGTTCCTTCTGTGCGGGAAGCACGTGTGCCGGCGTCTTTCGCTCGCGCTGCACGCGGGCCTTCCACGCCTCGATCTGGTTGGTCTCGCTGCGCGAGAGCTGATCACCAGCTTTGGCGGCCAGGTCGGTGAGCATGGCGACCCTGCGCCGCTTCTCCGTGCCCAGCATGGTGCCGCCGTGGCGACGCAGGGTGCGCAAGGTCGTGCGTACCTGCTCAAGCGCCTGTGTTTTCTGCCGGGCCGTTCTCCGACGGGCCTCTTCCTTGGCTTCGGCCGCGGCGTTGAGCCTGCGGGCGGCTTCTTCCTGTTCCCGAAGCACTCCAGAGAGGAAGGTGGCGGCCGCCCCGGCCGTCTGGGTTTCGGTGTCGGTGCGGTCGTGGGCCGCGATCGCGTTGACCCGGGTCAGCAGCCCGCGGGCCTCCTGGACGTTTCCGTCGGCCACGGCTTCGCCCAGCCGTAAGAACATCTCCTGCCGGACTACGGCCTGCTCCTGCAGCCAGATCCTGGCGTCCTGGAGGACGATGTCGATCTGGGCCCGGGTCTCCTGATCCACCCCGTCCAGGGTGGCCAGGGCGTGGCTCACCCTGGCCACCACGACCACGGACGGGCGAACGCCTCGGTCCCGATCCGCACGCGGCGCGCCGTTCCCTCGCTGTCGAGACGGATCCGGTGCACGTACCAGCGGCGGACCAGCGTGTCCCGGTCCACGGGGACCATGGTGCCGAGCACCGGCTCCACCGCGTCGTCCCACACCGGGACCACCGCCTGGTCCAGATGTACCCGCAGGGCACCGTGCCGCCACCGGACGTCGACGACGGAGCCCAGCGGCCCGCACCCGGGGCGGGTGTAGGTGAAGGTGGCCTGCTCTCCCCGGTTGGCGAGCCAGGCCGCGGCCGCCGACTTCACGTACAGGTGGTCCGCGCTGTTCACACCGCGGGCGGCGCGCCCGCACACGTGCGGGAGTCCGTCCGGATCGGGGTGATGGGCGAAGTGGCACGCTCTGTCGGTGTAGAGCTTCGTGGTCAGCTGGCCGCCGCAGCCCCCGAGCAGGGTGCCGCACCAGAAGGTGTCGCGCTCGTGCGCATGACGGAAGGCGTCCAGCTCGATCGCCTCCATCGGCAGCATCAGCGGCTGCTCCGAGTCCGCCCCGCCTAGTACTCCAGTGTGGTTTCGTGATCACGTGCGGGTCGACTGCGCCCGGACGTGCCCGAAATTCGTTGATTCGAGCCGCAGTTGCAGGCGGGCTCTGTGGGCACGCATATTGATGGTCGGGCCAGGAACCGATCTACTGCAGCACACGTCTCCTGCACCATGACCTCAGGCGAGCACCAAGCGCACACGTTTTCCACCAGGTTGGTTTCACCGTCCTCGGTGAGTGTGGATCCGTCGAAGACCAACGACTACAACAGCTTCGCCGAGGCGTACACGGCTGCGAACGAAACCAACCTGGTCAATGCCTACTACGAGCGTCCCGCGATGCTGACCCTCGCTGGAGACGTGGCTGGCCGGCGGATCCTCGACGCGGGCTGTGGCTCGGGGGCCTTGTTTGCCGCGCTGCGTGACCGTGGCGCCATTGTGAGTGGTTTCGACTCGAGTGCCGGGATGCTGGGGCTGGCTCGGCAGCGGCTCGGCGACGGTGCGGATCTGCAGGTGGCGGAGCTGGGCAGCCCGCTTCCCTACCCTGATGACACGTTCGATGATGTAGTGGCGTCGCTGGTGCTGCACTACCTGGAGGACTGGGGGCCGGCGCTGGCCGAGCTGCGACGCGTACTCAGGCCCGGCGGTCGGCTGATCGCGTCTGTCGACCATCCCTTTGCCGTCAACCTCATTCACCGTGAGGCCGGTCGCGAGGCCGAGTGCGACTACTTCGACACCACCAAGTGGACCGTAGAGTGGAGCATGGGCGGCCAGACCACCCTGGTGAGTCGCTGGAACAGGCCGCTGCACGCGATGATTGAGGCTTTCACCGGGGCCGGTTTCCGGATTACGGTCATCAGCGAGCCGGAGCCTGATCCCGCCGCCCGCGAGCTGTTCCCCGAGGCCATCGCGGCCGAGCCGCGCTTCCTGTTCTTCGTACTGCAAGCGGATTAGTACTCCGGTGTGCAGTCTCTCGATGGCCCAGGCGACGACGGCCAGTACGGCAGCGCCTGACGCGGGCGGCCGCCGCGAGATGATCAGGGGTTGTGTGGACTCCCGAAGATCGTGCGGTGGCCGCAGGCCATAGCGTAGACCCTGACCGATGGCGGGCGATGTTCGACCAGGTCATGGCCCGGATCGCGGGCAGGTTCGGGCGCGTTGAGCCCCGGGCGGCGGCCCGTTCCTACCTGCTCGGGCTACTGACGGGCGTCGAGCGGAAGAACTGCTGGCAGCTGGCCGAACGAGCGGGGCATAAGCGGCCCGGGCCCCTGCAGCGTCTGCTGAGGTATGCCCGATGGGACGCCGATGCGGTCCGCGACGACCTGCGTTCCTACGCCGCCGAACACCTCGGCACCGACGATGCTGTTCTCGTCGTCGACGAGACCGGTTTCCTGAAAAAGGGCCGGTCCTCGGCGTGAGTGCAGAGGCAGTACACGGGCACCGCCGGACGCATCGAGAACGCCCAGGTCGGTGTGTTCCTCTCCCTGGCCACCACCCGGGGCCGGGCCCTGATCGACCGCCGGCTCTACCTGCCCGAGCATTCCTGGAGCACCGATCCCGAGCGCCGCCGTGAGGCAGGAATACCCGAGACGGTGGAGTTCGCGACCAAGCCCCGCCTGGCCGGGGAGATGATCACCGCCGCGCTGGACGCCGGGATCGCCGCCTCCTGGGTGACCGGCGACGAAGCCTACGGCCAGGACCCCCACCTGCGGACCGTTCTGGAAGCACGCGGCACCGGCTACGTGCTGGCCGTCGCCTGTTCGGCCCGGGTGAGGATCAATCACGGCCGCACCACAGTCCGCGCGGACACCGTCGCCGGGCGCCTGCCCGCCACGGCCTGGCAACGACACAGCGCCGGAAGAGGCGCGAAAGGCTACCGCCACTACGACTGGGCCTGGATCCACATCGGCACCGGAAGTCACCGCCACCTGCTGATCCGCCGCAACCGGACCACCGGCGAACTCGCCTTCTACCTGTGCTGGTCACCCACCACCGCGACACTGGCCGAACTCGTCCGCGTCGCCGGTGTCCGCTGGAGCATCGAGGAGTGTTTCCAGGCCGCCAAGGGCCAGGTCGGACTCGACCACTATCAGGTCAGGCACTGGACATCGTGGCACCGGCACATCACGCTCGCCATGCTCGCCCTGGCCTTCCTGACCGCCGTCGCCGCCGACGCGGCCCCCGGCCGACCCGCTGGCCGGAACTTCCCGACTCAGGACAGCGACCCGATCTCCCTGACCGTCCCCGAGATCCGCCATCTGCTCACCGCGGTCTTCGCTCCGCCAGCCGCGACCGCAGCCAGGCTGCTGCACTGGTCCATCTGGCGCAGACGCCACCAGGCAACAGC
The nucleotide sequence above comes from Streptomyces sp. NBC_01116. Encoded proteins:
- a CDS encoding class I SAM-dependent methyltransferase, with the protein product MTSGEHQAHTFSTRLVSPSSVSVDPSKTNDYNSFAEAYTAANETNLVNAYYERPAMLTLAGDVAGRRILDAGCGSGALFAALRDRGAIVSGFDSSAGMLGLARQRLGDGADLQVAELGSPLPYPDDTFDDVVASLVLHYLEDWGPALAELRRVLRPGGRLIASVDHPFAVNLIHREAGREAECDYFDTTKWTVEWSMGGQTTLVSRWNRPLHAMIEAFTGAGFRITVISEPEPDPAARELFPEAIAAEPRFLFFVLQAD
- a CDS encoding lactococcin 972 family bacteriocin; the encoded protein is MRSKNALKVMFAAVALTVAAGAPAMAAVNIGGGQWSYGTGCCSVWSNYKHASVNHSSSADGDYWSYSGCTAPGPWALASAELNGGTGKAYWDKGCAL
- a CDS encoding ATP-binding cassette domain-containing protein, with protein sequence MIDIENLSKSYGSRTLWSEVTFTLSRGEMLALVGPSGSGKSTLLNCLGLLDKPSTGAVRYEGKDITRFGRRETRGFRRNVLGYLFQNYALIENATVSENLKVAVKPRRPSPDQPGTTITEALDRVGLGGREKETVHRLSGGEQQRVALARLMVKQPALVLADEPTGALDDANANMVVDVLRTMSEAGCAVVIATHSNSVREQCDRVFALGENDRAPRRPTATLHTT